Proteins from a genomic interval of Thunnus maccoyii chromosome 1, fThuMac1.1, whole genome shotgun sequence:
- the LOC121900340 gene encoding retinal cone rhodopsin-sensitive cGMP 3',5'-cyclic phosphodiesterase subunit gamma-like, which translates to MNAAAAPGGTKAAPPKFKQKETRQFKSKAPKAGQKGFDDVPGMDGLGDAAVICPWEAFGDMELSDLAQFGIV; encoded by the exons ATGAACGCCGCAGCAGCACCTGGAGGCACCAAGGCCGCCCCTCCCAAGTTCAAGCAGAAGGAGACCAGGCAGTTCAAGAGCAAGGCTCCCAAAGCTGGACAGAAGGG ATTTGATGATGTTCCAGGGATGGACGGCCTTGGAG ATGCGGCGGTCATCTGCCCCTGGGAGGCTTTCGGTGACATGGAGCTGAGTGATCTGGCCCAGTTTGGCATCGTCTAG
- the LOC121896959 gene encoding NLR family CARD domain-containing protein 3-like yields the protein MNRCMEKKEGNTPSKTTLCGKHDSETKAQRAASVYSGVCTQVFKEERGLYQDKVFCFVHLSVQEFMAALHIHLTFINSGVNLLAKEPQSTSQRSETTKDKSAMTHFYQRAVDEALQSPNGHLDLFLRFLLGLSLQTNKTLLQGLLTKTRNSSKINEETGRYIKKVIGETYSPDDSINLFHCLSELRDCSLVEEIQQYLRSGSLTTKKLSPDQWSALVFILLSSEKDLKVLCGCNLSDRSCESLSSILSSQSSDLRKLGLSNNNLQDSAVNLLSAGLKSPHCTLETLRLIGCNMSERSCEALASVLSSQCSRLRELDLSNNDLQDSGMKLLSAGLKSPHCAVATLRLSGCMIAKEGCASLASALSSNPSHLKELDLSYSHPGDSGVKQLKQDPHWKLATLKVDHGGVQRLRSGVRKYACELTLDPNIAHTNLKLTNNNTKVIVREEQPYPDHEERFDFWSQVLCENGLTGRCYWEVEWTGDIRIVVTYRGIRRKGDTDDCKFGRNDQSWSLNCSSGGYLVCHNDRETKVPLPSAPFSKRVAVYVDCPAGTLSFYRVCSDELIHLHTFHCTFTEPLYPAFGLWFRCSSGCGSRLRAG from the exons ATGAATCGGTGTATggagaaaaaggagggaaataCTCCCTCCAAAACCACTCTATGTGGGAAACATGACAGCGAGACAAAAGctcaaag agcagcctcagtgtactCAGGAGTGTGCACACAggtctttaaagaggagagagggctgtacCAGGACAAGGTGTTCTGCTTTGTGcatctgagcgttcaggagtttATGGCTGCTCTTCATATCCACctgacattcatcaactctGGAGTCAATCTGCTGGCAAAAGAACCACAGTCAACCTCACAGAGGTctgaaacaacaaaagacaaatctGCTATGACACACTTCTACCAGAGGGCTGTGGACGAGGCCTTacagagtccaaatggacacctggacttgttccttcgcttcctcctgggtctttcactgcagaccaataAGACTCTCTTACAAGGCCTGTTGACAAAGACAAGAAATAGCTCAAAGATTAATGAAGAAACAGGTAGGTACATCAAGAAGGTAATTGGGGAGACTTACTCTCCAGATGAcagcatcaatctgttccactgtctgagCGAGCTGAGAGACTGTTCTCTAGTGGAGGAGATTCAACAGTACCTGAGATCAGGAAGTCTAACCACAAAAAAACTCTCTCCTGatcagtggtcagctctggtcttcattttattgtcatcagaaaaagatctgaaagt GTTGTGTGGCTGTAACCTGTCAGACAGGAGCTGTGAATCTCTGTCATCAattctcagctcccagtcttCTGATCTGAGAAAGCTGGGCTtgagtaacaacaacctgcaggacTCAGCAGTAAACCTGCTTTCTGCTGGACTGaagagtccacactgtacactggaaactctcag GCTGATTGGCTGTAACATGTCAGAGAGAAGTTGTGAAGCCCTGGCCTCAGTTCTCAGTTCCCAGTGCTCTCGTCTGAGAGAGTTGGATTTGAGTAACAACGATCTGCAGGATTCAGGCATGAAGCTactgtctgctggactgaagAGTCCACATTGTGCAGTGGCaactctcag GTTGTCAGGCTGTATGATCGCAaaggaaggctgtgcttctctggcctcagcccTGAGCTCCAACCCTTCCCATCTGAAAGAGCTGGACCTAAGCTACAGTCATCCAGGAGACTCAGGAGTGAAGCAGCTAAAGCAGGATCCCCACTGGAAACTGGCCACTCTCAA GGTGGACCATGGGGGAGTGCAGAGGCTGAGATCCGGTGTTAgaaagt ATGCTTGTGAACTCACACTGGACCCAAACATAGCACACACAAACCTCAAACtgaccaacaacaacacaaaggtGATAGTGAGAGAGGAGCAGCCATATCCTGATCACGAAGAGAGATTTGACTTTTGGTCTCAGGTGCTGTGTGAAAATGgtctgactggtcgctgttactgggaaGTGGAATGGACAGGAGACATTCGCATTGTGGTGacttacagaggaatcagaagGAAAGGAGATACAGATGACTGCAAGTTTGGGAGGaatgatcagtcctggagtctgaACTGCTCCAGCGGTGGTTACTTAGTGTGTCACAATGACAGAGAAACCAAAGTCCCTCTCCCCTCTGCCCCCTTCTCTAAAAGAGTggcagtgtatgtggactgtcctgctggcactctgtccttctacagagtctgCTCTGACGaactgatccacctccacaccttccaCTGCACATTCACCGAACCTCTCTACCCGGCTTTTGGACTCTGGTTTAGGTGTTCATCAGGGTGTGGCTCCAGGCTCAGGGCTGGTTAA
- the LOC121899155 gene encoding retinal cone rhodopsin-sensitive cGMP 3',5'-cyclic phosphodiesterase subunit gamma-like encodes MAGRHVQWASPLEMNAAAEGTKAAPPKFKQKDSRQFKSKAPKPGQKGFDNDVPGMEGLGDSAVVCPWEAFGDMELSDLAQFGIV; translated from the exons ATGGCCGGCAGGCACGTGCAGTGGGCCTCACCTTTGG AAATGAACGCAGCAGCAGAAGGCACTAAGGCTGCTCCTCCCAAGTTCAAACAGAAGGACAGCAGACAGTTCAAGAGCAAAGCTCCTAAACCTGGACAGAAAGG GTTCGATAATGATGTTCCAGGCATGGAGGGTCTTGGAG ACTCTGCGGTGGTCTGCCCCTGGGAGGCGTTTGGTGACATGGAGCTCAGTGACCTGGCTCAGTTCGGCATCGTCTAG
- the LOC121903518 gene encoding ras association domain-containing protein 7-like isoform X1 has translation MELKVWVEGVVRVVCGLSLNTSCQDVVIALAQAIGQTGRYILTLKIRGTERQLAADDCPLQHLAQLGQLAAEVQFILQRIGPSVSDGQDKPTRERLLPLPRPSEPGPLKHRAPQKSLTFSLGPSTLPRRTKSNRVCSPSPRASPEPRASPVFFLDPLNSVEAIPSYSPKEEVFRQVLQKQRKLQDLEIQIESLERETEVLDQEKSSAAVPGLMLGLIEELEELEQQLRLNEEEMMHAEQLEEQLQAEIDRERDMHRRLHQIQSSVDDHSYQVKELQDRSAHLEQDIQLTAHRQSSQASTQQLEETLRPLKQELHYRQQQAEELDASLSGTERELQAAEESLQDRLEMIEVLNKELRQCKLQQFIQQTGVTPHTDQTNSLPFTDVYLSNAGIME, from the exons atggagctGAAGGTTTGGGTGGAGGGTGTGGTCAGAGTGGTGTGTGGCCTATCACTAAACACTTCCTGTCAGGATGTCGTCATTGCTCTTGCACAAGCAATTG GTCAGACAGGTCGCTACATTCTTACCTTGAAAATACgagggacagagagacagctAGCTGCTGATGACTGTCCTCTGCAACATCTGGCTCAGCTGGGACAGCTGGCTGCGGAGGTCCAGTTCATTCTGCAGCGAATAGGTCCCAGCGTCAGTGATGGTCAAGACAAACCAACCAGAGAAAGACTTCTTCCCCTGCCCAGACCATCAGAGCCAGGACCCCTCAAACATAGGGCACCACAGAAGTCTCTCACCTTCAGTCTGGGTCCCTCAACGCTTCCCAGGAGGACTAAATCAAACAGGGTTTGTTCACCATCGCCCAGAGCCTCTCCAGAACCGCGGGCTTCCCCTGTCTTTTTCCTAGACCCTCTTAACTCTGTGGAGGCAATTCCTTCTTACTCCCCTAAGGAGGAGGTGTTTAGACAGGTTCTGCAAAAACAGAGGAAGCTACAAGACCTGGAGATTCAAATTGAATCTCTGGAAAGGGAGACAGAGGTGTTGGACCAGGAAAAGTCATCTGCTGCAGTTCCTGGTCTGATGCTGGGCCTCATAGAGGAACTGGAGGAATTGGAGCaacagctgaggctgaatgAAGAAGAGATGATGCACGCAGAGCAGTTGGAGGAACAGTTACAGGCAGAGATTGACAGAGAACGAG ATATGCACAGGCGTCTACACCAGATACAATCATCAGTGGATGATCACAGTTATCAGGTCAAAGAGCTCCAAGACCGTTCTGCACATCTAGAACAGGACATACAACTCACAGCCCACAGACAAAGCTCACAGGCGAGTACTCAGCAACTAGAGGAGACCCTGAGACCTCTGAAGCAGGAGCTCCACTACCGCCAGCAGCAGGCAGAAGAACTGGATGCATCATTGtcagggacagagagagagctacAAGCTGCAGAGGAAAGCCTACAG GACAGATTGGAGATGATTGAGGTACTGAATAAAGAGCTGCGACAGTGTAAACTGCAGCAGTTCATCCAGCAGACCGGCGTCACTCCACACACAGACCAGACAAACTCCCTGCCCTTCACTGACGTTTACCTCAGCAACGCTGGAATTATGGAGTGA
- the LOC121903518 gene encoding ras association domain-containing protein 8-like isoform X2, translating to MELKVWVEGVVRVVCGLSLNTSCQDVVIALAQAIGQTGRYILTLKIRGTERQLAADDCPLQHLAQLGQLAAEVQFILQRIGPSVSDGQDKPTRERLLPLPRPSEPGPLKHRAPQKSLTFSLGPSTLPRRTKSNRVCSPSPRASPEPRASPVFFLDPLNSVEAIPSYSPKEEVFRQVLQKQRKLQDLEIQIESLERETEVLDQEKSSAAVPGLMLGLIEELEELEQQLRLNEEEMMHAEQLEEQLQAEIDRERDMHRRLHQIQSSVDDHSYQVKELQDRSAHLEQDIQLTAHRQSSQASTQQLEETLRPLKQELHYRQQQAEELDASLSGTERELQAAEESLQIGDD from the exons atggagctGAAGGTTTGGGTGGAGGGTGTGGTCAGAGTGGTGTGTGGCCTATCACTAAACACTTCCTGTCAGGATGTCGTCATTGCTCTTGCACAAGCAATTG GTCAGACAGGTCGCTACATTCTTACCTTGAAAATACgagggacagagagacagctAGCTGCTGATGACTGTCCTCTGCAACATCTGGCTCAGCTGGGACAGCTGGCTGCGGAGGTCCAGTTCATTCTGCAGCGAATAGGTCCCAGCGTCAGTGATGGTCAAGACAAACCAACCAGAGAAAGACTTCTTCCCCTGCCCAGACCATCAGAGCCAGGACCCCTCAAACATAGGGCACCACAGAAGTCTCTCACCTTCAGTCTGGGTCCCTCAACGCTTCCCAGGAGGACTAAATCAAACAGGGTTTGTTCACCATCGCCCAGAGCCTCTCCAGAACCGCGGGCTTCCCCTGTCTTTTTCCTAGACCCTCTTAACTCTGTGGAGGCAATTCCTTCTTACTCCCCTAAGGAGGAGGTGTTTAGACAGGTTCTGCAAAAACAGAGGAAGCTACAAGACCTGGAGATTCAAATTGAATCTCTGGAAAGGGAGACAGAGGTGTTGGACCAGGAAAAGTCATCTGCTGCAGTTCCTGGTCTGATGCTGGGCCTCATAGAGGAACTGGAGGAATTGGAGCaacagctgaggctgaatgAAGAAGAGATGATGCACGCAGAGCAGTTGGAGGAACAGTTACAGGCAGAGATTGACAGAGAACGAG ATATGCACAGGCGTCTACACCAGATACAATCATCAGTGGATGATCACAGTTATCAGGTCAAAGAGCTCCAAGACCGTTCTGCACATCTAGAACAGGACATACAACTCACAGCCCACAGACAAAGCTCACAGGCGAGTACTCAGCAACTAGAGGAGACCCTGAGACCTCTGAAGCAGGAGCTCCACTACCGCCAGCAGCAGGCAGAAGAACTGGATGCATCATTGtcagggacagagagagagctacAAGCTGCAGAGGAAAGCCTACAG ATTGGAGATGATTGA